From a single Silene latifolia isolate original U9 population chromosome 6, ASM4854445v1, whole genome shotgun sequence genomic region:
- the LOC141588586 gene encoding uncharacterized protein LOC141588586 — translation MHLNRFILPLKFWGDCLPRIAGLVGKFVRKDLAIQDKTRLSFARVMVELTIDQVLKEKVRFLDEGGNVVDVRVEYEWKPVSCSTCKGLGHSSLHCRKAKPKSKPGPPKVHPQKVWRPVQKPVENTVFEHPATIFTPEVFPPLASVVKSTPARHIMRMSRQESFCRMHNIGFWNVRRLNDINKQKTVKWFLQNNGIALFGILETKIKPSKFLNKCTNLCEEWSVSTNSSWHKGGRIWIFWKPECFQVQFLSYSAQHIHMKVISRTDDKEFLLTMIYAFNGVDERQSLWDFLKQTAVNCAEPWLWLGDFNTVLSPIERLGGSSTEREKEQFQECVSLCCMDDIQASGALYTWSNKQIPQDRV, via the exons atgcatttaaaccgttttatcttACCCCTTAAATTTTGGGGAGATTGCCTTCCTCGTATTGCAGGACTGGTGGGTAAATTCGTTAGGAAGGATCTTGCTATACAGGACAAAACCAGACTGAGCTTTGCTCGGGTTATGGTTGAGCTGACTATTGATCAGGTGCTGAAAGAAAAAGTTAGGTTTCTGGATGAGGGTGGTAATGTGGTTGATGTTAGGGTTGAGTATGAATGGAAACCTGTGTCCTGCTCTACCTGTAAAGGGTTGGGGCACAGTTCACTACATTGTAGGAAAGCAAAGCCTAAGTCAAAACCAGGTCCACCTAAGGTGCATCCACAAAAAGTATGGAGGCCTGTTCAGAAGCCTGTAGAGAACACAGTATTCGAGCATCCTGCTACTATATTCACACCTGAGGTTTTCCCTCCTTTAGCTAGTGTGGTGAAATCTACACCTGCTAGACATATCATGAGAATGAGTAGACAGGAGAGCTTTTGCAGG ATGCATAATATTGGGTTCTGGAATGTTAGGAGGCTAAATGATATTAATAAACAGAAAACGGTCAAATGGTTTTTGCAGAATAATGGAATAGCTCTTTTTGGAATTTTGGAAACAAAAATAAAGCCTAGCAAGTTTTTGAATAAGTGCACTAACCTGTGTGAGGAGTGGAGTGTGTCTACCAATAGTAGCTGGCACAAAGGGGGGAGGATTTGGATTTTTTGGAAGCCTGAGTGTTTTCAGGTTCAGTTCCTTTCTTATAGTGCACAGCATATACATATGAAAGTTATATCTAGAACAGATGACAAGGAATTTTTGTTAACCATGATTTATGCCTTCAATGGGGTTGATGAGAGACAGAGCTTGTGGGATTTTTTGAAGCAGACTGCTGTCAACTGTGCTGAACCTTGGCTCTGGCTAGGGGACTTCAATACTGTATTGAGCCCAATAGAGAGGTTAGGTGGAAGTTCTACTGAAAGGGAAAAGGAGCAGTTCCAAGAATGTGTTTCATTATGTTGTATGGATGATATTCAAGCCTCTGGTGCACTGTATACTTGGTCGAATAAGCAAATACCACAGGATAGAGTCTAA